GCTCCGGCCTATGTGCTCGGGATCATCAACCTGCGCGGCAACGTGGTGACGGTGATCGACACCCGCCAGCGCTTCGGTCTGGATTCGGCACCGGTCACCGACAACACCCGCATCGTGATCATCGAGGCGGACAAGCAGGTGGTCGGCATCCTCGTCGACAGCGTGGCGGAAGTGGTCTACCTGCGCCAATCCGAGGTGGAGACCGCGCCGAACGTCGGCAACGAGGAATCGGCCAAGTTCATCCAGGGCGTGTGCAACAAGAACGGTGAGCTGCTGATCCTGGTCGAGCTGGACAAGATGATGACCGAGGAAGAGTGGTCCGAGCTGGAGAGCATCTGACCCATGTTGGAGATCGCGGTGGCCGTGCTCGGCCTGTTCTGTCTGCTGCTGGCGGGCACCTGCTTCTGGCTGCAGACCAATCTGCGCCAGCAGGCGCAGCTGCAGGCCGAGCGTGACGCCTTCCGCGATCAGCGTTTCAAGGAGCTGAGTCGGCGCCTCGACACCTACCTCACCGGCAGCATTCGCATGGGTGAGGAGCTGCACGAGCTGCGCAAGGTGGTCGCGCCGCTGCCGGACAAGCTCAACCAGATGGAGCAGCGCGATCCTTCCAGCCTGTCCTTCACCCAGGCCGCGCGCCTGGTCGGCATGGGCGCCAGTGTCGACGACCTGACCCAGTCCTGCGGGCTGAGCACGGCCGAGGCCGAACTGATCAGCAAGCTGCACAAGGCGCAGAAGCAGCGTTCCTGAGCTGCCCGCTTACTTCTCCTGGCTCTTAGCCTGCCATCGGGCCGTGTGAACGGTTCCAAGCTCCAGTCCTGTACCTGCCTAAGCTGAAATTGTGTCGTCGTGACTTCTGCGGAGGTCTGCCATGCGCATCAGTTTGTTGTTGCTCTGTGTGTTCCTGCTGCCGGTACATGCTGCCGAGGCGCCTCTGGAGGTCAGTGGGGCGACCACGGTGAATGTGCTGCAAGCCCGCCAGCTGTATGAACTGGGCGCAGTGTTCATCGACGTGCGACCAATGCGCGAGTGGAGCTGGGGCCATGTGCACGGCGCCCTGCATCTGGAGCTGGATTCGCGCTTCGCCGATCTGGCCGAAAGCCAATGGCCGCGCGGTGTGCCGCTAGTGATCTACAGCGACAGCGAGCTCGGCCCGCACAGCGCCGAGGCGGTGCGCCGCGCCGTCGGCTGGGGCTATCGGCAGGTGTATTTCTTCCGCTCCGGCTACTTCGCCTGGCAGTTGCTGGACTTCCCGCTAGGGCGGGGCGCCGAAGGCGAGTTGCTGGCCTTTACTCCGGCGGGGCGTTGAGCAGTGGCAGAGGCGGGGTAACGTCGCGCTCCTGATCGAAACCTTCCGGGCACTTGCCCTTGAGGTACCAGGCGAAGGCGATGATCTCGGCGATGCAGCGGTACAGTGCCTCGGGAATCGCATCGCCCAGCTCCAGGCGGGCCAGCAGGCGCACCAGCTCGGCATTCTCGTAGATCGGCACTTCATGCTCGCGGGCGATCGCCAGGATGGCCTCGGCCAGTTCGTCGTCGCCCTTGGCAGTGAGGCTGGGGGCGCTGGCGCCGTCGTAGGACAGCGCAATGGCCTGGCGGGGGGCTTTGGACTTCATGCGGTTTCGTCTACCCAGCGTTGTTCCAGGTTCGTGCGCGGGCCCTGTGGCGGCATGCCTTGGCGGCAGCTCAGCTCGCCGACTTCCAGGCCGGCGGCGAGCAGGCGCTCGCGCAGATGGCCGAGTTCGTGGTCGATCAGGCGGGCGGTGCTGGCCTGTTCCGCCCACAGCTGGCTGGACAGGCTGCCGCGTTGCAGCTGCGCCTGTACCTGCAGGGGGCCGAGCGGGGCGAGGTCGAAGGCCAGGTCGACGCGCCAGAGCATTTCCTTCTGCTCCTGTTTGCTGGCCTGTCCCTGTTCCTCGCGTTGCACGCGCACCTGCAGCGGCACGATGTCCTGCTGGTTGCGCATGGGGATTTCCAGCTGCCAGGTGGTCAGCAGGTTGCCTTCGGCCGTGACCTGGGTCTGCGCCAGGCTCGACAGCTGATGGGTCTGCAGGCGCGACACGGCCGCTGCGGCCAGGCGCAGGAGGGTTTCCAGATCGGCGTCTTCCTCCATGTTCTGCACCAGGCGCGAGGGCAGGGGGAAGCTCAGGGCCTGCTGGCGCAGGTTAGCCTGACCGAGGGCGCCGAGGGCATTGCGGACGAAGGCCGGCAGGGCCTGGGCCAGGCTGCTGCTGGCGTTGGCGGCCTGTAGCGGCGCGCCGCCAGGCAGGCTGGGCAGCAGCTGGCTGATCAGGCGCAGCAGGTTGGCCTTGAGGTCGTGGGGCATGCTGGCGGCCTGGCCGCCCAGCAGTTTGGCTTCCAACAGCAGGCCGCTGTGTTCCAGCGCCTTGGCCAGGCCGTCCGGGGTGCTCAGCTGCTTGCCGTCGGGCAATTGGCCGAGCAGCTTGTCGATGCTGCTGCGCAGCTCGTCCGGCAGGCCGTCCTGGGAGCCCAGCCCCTGCAGGGTCTTGAACAGGCCTTCAAGCGAACCCTGGCGACTCTGCTGGGTGGCCAACTGCTGGCCGAGGGCGAGCTGGTCGAGGCGGCCGCTCAGGGGCAGGAAGTTGAGCTCCTGGCTGCCGCGCACCTGGGCGGTAAGCAGGCTGCCGAGCGGCAGCGGCAGCGGGCTTTCAACGCTCAGCTTGCTGCCGGCCAGCGGTGTATTGAGCAGGCTGACCAGGGCTTTGTAGATGGTCTGCTGGGTGCGCACCTGCACCAGTTGTTCCTGGGCTACCACTTTGCCCTGCAGCAGGGTACCAACGGGCAGCTGCTGCAGATCCAGACTGTCGAGAATCTGGCTGTCACCGCTGGTCAGGGCCAGGGCCAGACGGGTTTCCGACAGGGCGGTAACGGTCAGCGCGGTACCCTGGGTCAGCGGGCGCGAGCTGCTGGCTTCCAGGGTGGCCTGGCGGCCGCTGTCGAGGGTCAGCTTGAGCAGCACCTGGAAGCTTTGCGCGCTTTCCTTGAGCGCCACCACTTCGGCCTTGGCGCTTTCCCCGGCGGCCAGCAGTCCTTCCAGCGGCTGCAGCAGCTTGACCGCCAGGTCGGCGGATACTTGTGCCGGGCGCACGGTCGAGCTTGGCGCGGGAAGTGGGCGAGGGCTGCTGATTTCTGCCATGCCGGGTTACACCCTGTCGAAAAGCCGGCTTCGGGGAGATGAATCCGGCATGTATAATGCCGCCCCGTCCGGGCTGGCTGTACGGTCAACTTGCGTCAGTATAGCGGCCGGCCCCCCCCTGACTTGAACCCCTTTTGGGACGCCATGCCTTGATCTCGCCCCGTCTACAAGCCGTTTCTCTCGCCTGCGAGCGGGATTGGCGCCTGCTGTTCGAAGGGCTGGATCTGGATCTGCAGGCCGGCAGCATGCTGCAGGTCGCCGGGCCCAACGGCAGCGGCAAGACCAGCCTGCTGCGCCTGCTCGCCGGGCTGATGCAGCCGACCGCTGGCGAGGTGCTGCTCAATGGCCGCCCGCTGGCCGGACAGCATGGCGAACTGGGCCGCAACCTGCTGTGGATCGGCCATGCGGCGGGGATCAAGGGCTTGCTGAGTGCCGAGGAAAACCTCGCCTGGCTTTGCGCCCTGCATCGCCCGGCGCCGCGGGCGGCAATCTGGCAGGCCCTGGAGGCCGTCGGCCTGCGCGGTTTCGAGGATGTGCCGTGCCACACCCTGTCCGCCGGCCAGCAGCGCCGCGTGGCGCTGGCGCGGCTGTACCTCGATGCGCCGCCGCTGTGGATTCTCGATGAGCCCTTTACCGCCCTCGACAAGCAGGGCGTGGCGCAACTGGAGAGCCATCTGGCCCGGCATTGCGAACAGGGCGGCATGGTGGTGCTGACCACCCACCACACGCTGACGGAAAAGCCCGCCGGCTACCGCGAACTGGATCTGGGGCGGCGCGCCGCATGAGCAGTGTCTTCGCCCTGCTGGTAGCCCGCGAGGCGCGCCTGCTGTTCCGCCGGCCGGCCGAGCTGGCTAATCCTTTGGTGTTCTTCGCCATCGTCATCGCCCTCTTCCCGCTGGCCGTCGGCCCCGAGGCTGCGCTGCTGCAGACCCTCTCGCCGGGGCTGATCTGGGTGGCGGCCCTGCTGGCTGTGCTGCTGTCGCTGGACGGCCTGTTTCGCAGTGATTTCGAAGATGGTTCTTTGGAACAGTGGGTCCTTTCGTCGCACCCCCTGCCTCTTCTGGTGTTGGCCAAGGTGCTGGCACACTGGCTGTTCTCCGGCCTGGCGCTGGTGCTGCTGGCGCCGCTGCTGGCGCTGATGCTGGGGCTGCCGACGCACTGCCTGCCGGCGTTGTTGCTGTCGCTGCTGCTGGGCACCCCGGTGCTGAGCCTGCTTGGCGCAGTGGGTGCAGCGCTGACCGTGGGCCTCAAGCGCGGCGGCCTGCTGCTGGCGCTGCTGATTCTGCCGCTGTATATCCCCGTGCTGATTCTCGGCAGCGGCGCGCTACAGGCGGCCCTGCAAGGATTGCCGACGGCCGGCCACCTGTTGTGGCTGGCCAGCCTGACCGCCCTGGCGGTCACCCTGACACCCTTTGCAATCGGCGCCGGCCTGAAGATCAGCGTCGGCGAATGACAGGCCTAGTAAAGATGCAAAAGCTGTTGAAAAACGTAACGAGCGCCGCCGAGACAAGGCGAAAGCAGGAGAGGGCGCGGAGTTTACGAGTGGTAAATGAGCAGCCCGGGCCTGCTTTCAATGCAGTATCGGCAAGCGCAGTAGTTTTGAGGCAGCTTTTATGAACTGGACCTGGTTTCACCAATGGGGCTCGCCCAAATGGTTCTACGAGCGCAGCGGGCGCTGGCTGCCCTGGCTGACTGCTGCAGCCATCCTGCTGCTGGCGGTGGGGCTGATCTGGGGCCTGGCGTTTGCGCCGCCGGAGAAGTACCAGGGCAATAGCTACCGGATCATCTACATCCATGTGCCTGCGGCATTCCTGGCCCAAGCCTGCTACCTGCTGATGGCAGTGGCCGGCGTAGTAGGGCTGGTGTGGAAGATGAAGCTGGCCGACGTGGCCCTGCAGCAGGCCGCGCCGGTCGGTGCCTGGCTGTGCTTCATCGCCCTGGTGACCGGTTCCATCTGGGGCAAGCCGACCTGGGGCACTTACTGGATCTGGGACGCGCGCCTGACCTCGATGCTGATCCTGCTGTTCCTCTACTTCGGGGTGATTTCCCTGGGCAACGCCATCAGCAACCGCGACAGCGCGGCCAAGGCCTGTGCCGTACTGGCCCTGGTTGGCGCGGTGAACATCCCGATCATCCAGAAGTCGGTGGAGTGGTGGAACACCCTGCATCAGCCCGCCACCTTCAAGGTCACCGGTAAGGCCAGCATGAACATGGAGATGTGGCTGCCGCTGCTGATCTCGGTACTGGGGCTGTACTGCTTCTTTGCCGCCGTGCTGCTCTATCGCATGCGCACCGAAGTGCTCAAGCGTGAGGCGCGCAGCAGCTGGGTCAAGGCCGAAGTGGCGCGCCTGGCCGGAGGTCGTCCATGAGCAGTTTCGCTTCCTTCGCCGACTTCCTCGCCATGGGCAACCATGGCGCCTATGTGTGGTCGGCCTATGGCATCAGCCTGGCCGTGCTGGCCCTCAACGTCGCCCTGCCGATTCTGGCCCGGCGCCGCTACCTGCAAGACGAGGCGCGCCGTCTGCGCCGGGAGAGCAATTCGTGAACGCGGTCCGCAAGAAACGCCTGTATATCGTCCTCGCCATCCTGGTCGGTGTGTCCATTGCCGTGGCCCTGGCGCTGTCGGCGCTGAAGGAGAACATCAACCTGTTCTACACGCCGACCGAGATCGCCGCGGGCAAGGCGCCGGTGGGCGCGCAGATCAAGGCCGGCGGCATGGTCGAGAAGGGCTCGCTGAAACGTTCCGGCGACTCCCTGGACATCGAGTTCGTGGTCACCGACTTCGCCAAGAGCGTTACCGTGCGCTACCACGGCATCCTGCCGGATCTGTTCCGCGAGGGGCAGGGCATCGTCGCCGTCGGCAAGCTGCAGGCCGACGGCAGTTTCAGCGCCGAGCAGGTGCTGGCCAAGCACGATGAGAACTACATGCCGCCGGAAGTGACCAAGGCGCTCAAGGACAGCGGCAAGCTGCCGTCCGAGGGCACGCCGGGCAAAGAGGGGTGAGCATGAACGCCGCACTGCTGGTTCCCGAACTGGGCCATCTGGCCCTGATCCTCGCCCTGTGTCTGGCCGTATTGCAGGCCAGCCTGCCGCTGATCGGCGCCTGGCGTGGCGATCGCCAGTGGATGGGCCTGGCGCAGCCGGCGGCCTGGGGGCAGTTCAGTTTCCTGGTGTTCGCCTTCGCCTGCCTGACCTGGGCCTTCATGACCGACGATTTCTCGGTCGCCTACGTGGCGCAGAACTCCAACAGCGCCTTGCCCTGGTACTACAAGTTCAGCGCCGTATGGGGCGCCCACGAAGGCTCGCTGCTGCTCTGGGCGCTGATCCTCGGCGGCTGGACTTTCGCCGTGTCGATCTTCTCCCGCCAGCTGCCGGACGTGATGCTGGCCCGGGTGCTGGCGGTGATGGGGATGATCAGCGTCGGCTTCCTGCTGTTCCTGATCGTCACCTCCAACCCGTTCGCCCGCCTGCTGCCGGATTCGCCGATCGATGGCCGCGACCTCAACCCGCTGCTGCAGGACTTCGGCCTGATCGTCCATCCGCCGATGCTGTACATGGGCTATGTCGGCTTCTCCGTGGCCTTCTCCTTTGCCATCGCCGCGCTGCTCGGCGGCAAGCTGGATGCCGCCTGGGCGCGCTGGTCGCGGCCGTGGACCATCATCGCCTGGGCCTTCCTCGGCATCGGCATCAGTCTCGGCTCCTGGTGGGCCTACTACGAACTCGGCTGGGGCGGCTGGTGGTTCTGGGATCCGGTGGAGAACGCTTCGTTCATGCCCTGGCTGGTCGGCACTGCGCTCATCCACTCGCTGGCGGTCACCGAGAAGCGCGGTGTGTTCAAGAGCTGGACGGTGCTGCTGGCCATCGCCGCGTTTTCCCTGAGCCTGCTGGGAACCTTCCTGGTGCGCTCCGGGGTGCTCACCTCGGTGCATGCGTTTGCCAGCGATCCGGCCCGTGGCGTGTTCATCCTGGCCTTCTTGCTGGTGGTGGTCGGCGGTTCGCTGACCCTGTTCGCCGTGCGCGCGCCGGTGGTCAAGAGCCAGGTCGGCTTTGCCCTGTGGTCGCGCGAGACCCTGCTGCTGGCCAATAACCTGATCCTGGTGGTAGCAGCCTCGACCATCCTGCTCGGCACCCTCTACCCGCTGGTGCTGGATGCCCTCAGCGGCGCCAAGCTGTCGGTCGGGCCGCCCTATTTCAACGCCCTGTTCGTGCCGCTGATGGGCCTGCTGATGCTGGTGCTAGCGGTGGGCGTGCTGGTGCGCTGGAAGGACACCCCGCTGAAATGGCTGCTGGGCATGCTCACGCCGGTGCTGCTGGGCAGCGTGGTGCTGGGCGTGCTGGCCAGTCTGACCCTGGCCGACTTCCACTGGGCGGTGCTGGCCGCCTGCCTGCTGGGCGCCTGGGTGGTGCTGGCCGGGCTGCGCGACCTGTTCGACAAGACCCGCCACAAGGGCCTGCTCAAGGGAATTCGCAACCTGTCCAGCAGCTACTGGGGCATGCAGCTGGCGCACCTGGGTCTGGCCGTCTGCGCCGTTGGCGTGGTGCTGGTCAGCCAGGGCAGTGCCGAGCGCGACCTGCGCCTGGCGCCCGGCGAGTCGCTGGAACTGGCTGGCTATCGCTTCGTCTTCGAGGGCGTGGCTCATCACGAGGGACCGAACTTCACCTCGGATCGCGGCACCATCCGTGTGCTGGAAGGCAGCGAGGAAGTCGCTGTGCTGCATCCGGAGAAGCGCCTGTACACCGTGCAGCGCATGCCGATGACCGAGGCGGGTATCGATGCCGGCTTCACCCGCGACCTCTACGTCGCCCTCGGCGAGCCGCTGGACGATGGCGCCTGGGCCGTGCGCGTGCACATCAAACCCTTCGTGCGCTGGCTCTGGCTGGGCGGCCTGATGATGGGCTTCGGCGGCCTGCTGGCTGCCTTCGACCGGCGCTACCGGGTCAAGGTCAAGACCCGCGTACGCGATGTGCTGGGCCTCAATGACGGAGCTGCCGCATGAAACGCCTGATCCTGCTGGTGCCGCTGCTGCTGTTCCTCGGCGTGGCACTGTTTCTCTACCGTGGCCTGTTCCTCGATCCCAGCGAGCTGCCCTCGGCGCTGATCGGCAAGCCGTTTCCCGAGTTCGATCTGGCCCGGGTCGACGAGCCAGGCCAGCGCCTGAACCGCAGCAACCTGCTGGGCAAGCCGGCACTGGTCAATGTCTGGGCCACCTGGTGCATTTCCTGCCGGGTCGAGCATCCGGTGCTGAACCAGCTGGCGCAGCTCGGGGTGAACATCTACGGGGTCAATTACAAGGACGACAATGCCGCGGCGCAGAAGTGGCTGAAGGAGTTCCACAACCCCTACCAGCTGAATATCAGCGACGCGCAGGGCAGCCTCGGCCTGGATCTCGGCGTGTACGGCGCGCCGGAGACCTTCCTCATCGACGCCAAGGGTATCATCCGCCACAAGTTCGTCGGCGTGATCGACGAGCGCGTCTGGCGCGAGCAGCTGGCGCCGCTGTACCAGGCGCTGGTGGACGAGCAATGAAGCGCCTGCTGCTTGCCTGTCTGCTGGGCCTGAGCCTGATCGGCGCGGCCCGCGCGGCCATCGATACCTACCAGTTCAAGGACGAGGCGGAGCGCGAGCGCTTTCGCACCCTGACCGAGGAGCTGCGCTGCCCGAAGTGCCAGAACCAGGATCTGGCCGACTCCAATGCGCCGATTGCCGCCGACCTGCGCCGGGAAATCTACCGGATGCTCCAGGAAGGCAAGAGCAACGACGAGATCGTCGACTTCCTGGTGCTGCGCTACGGCGACTTCGTGCGCTACAAGCCGCCGGTGGATGCGCGTACCTACCTGCTCTGGTATGGTCCGGCCTCGCTGCTGGGCCTGGGCCTGCTCGGGCTCGGCGTGCTGGTGCTGCGCCGCCGCCGGGTGGAGAACGCCCCCGAGCAGGTCACCCTTTCCGAGGCCGAGCGTGAGCGCCTGGCCAGGCTGTTGAAGGACAACCCATGATCGTGTTCTGGCTTGCCACCGGCCTGTTGTTGCTGGTCGGCCTGGCATTTCCCCTGATTCCGCTGCTGCGCGGCCGTCGTGCCCAGGCCGAGGAAGACCGCACTGCACTGAACGTCGCCCTGTACCAGGAGCGCCTGGCCGAGATGAGTGCCCAGCACGCTGCCGGGGTGCTGAGCGAGGCGCAGTTCGCCGCCGGCCAGGCCGAGGCGGCCCGCGAGCTGCTGGCCGACACCGAGGGCGCCGGCGAGCGCAGCGCGCGCCTGGGCAAGCTGCTGCCGCTAGTGCTCAGTCTGTTGGTGCCGGCAGTGGCCCTGGGCCTGTACCTGCACTGGGGCTCCAGCCAGCAACTGGCCGAGATGCAGGAGCAACCCAGCGTCGGGCAGATGACTGCGCGCCTGGAGGCGTCGGTCAAGGAGCAGCCGGATTCCGCCGAAGCCTGGTATTACCTGGGGCGCATCTATATGGCCCAGGGCCGTTCCCAGGAGGCGGTGCAGGCCTACCAGCAGACCATCCGCATCGCCGGGCGCGCGCCCGAGCTGCTGGGGCAACTGGCCCAGGCGCTGTACTTCGCCGCCGACAAGCAGTGGAGCGCGCAGATCCAGACCCTCACCGACGAGGCGCTCAAGGCCGACCCCAACGAGGTCACCAGTCTCGGTCTGCTGGGTATTTCCGCGTTCGAGGGCGAGCGTTACGGCGAGGCGGTCGACTACTGGCAGCGCCTGCTGGCGCAGATGCCCGCCGAAGACCCGTCGCGCGCGGCGATCCAGGGCGGCATCGAGCGTGCCCGCGAGCGCCTGCAGGCGGCCGGTGGTGCTCCGGTCGGCGAAGTGGTCAACAAGTCGATGGCCGTGCTCAAGGTGCGGGTCGAACTGGCGCCGGCGCTCAAGGACAAGGTGCAGCCCGGCGACAGCGTGTTCGTCTTCGCCCGCGCCAGCTCCGGGCCGCCCATGCCGCTGGCGGTCAAGCGCCTGAGTGTGGCCGATCTGCCGGCCGAGGTGGAGCTGAGCGACCGCGACGCGATGATGGCGCAGCTGAAGATTTCCAGCTTCCCGCAGGTGCAGCTGGTGGCGCGTATTTCGCGCAGCGGCGTGGCCACGGCCGGCGAGTGGGTAGGGCGCGGCCAGTCGATCGCCAGCAGCACGGGCGAGCTGCAGCAACTGCTGATCGACAGCCCGGATCAGGCCAAGTGAGCCGGCGTCCGCACCTGCTGTCGGCGGCGCTGTTGCTGGCGCTGGCCGGTTGCAGCCTGCAGTCGGCCGCACCGCTGCCGAGCGGGCATACCGGCACGGCGCAGACCCACCCGCGCTACGCTCCGCCGCCCGGCGGCAACAGCTACTGGGATGCCCGGCTGGGCGTGTATGTGGTCAAGGGCGGCGGTGAGCTGTACTACCGCGAACGTACCTATTACCGCTGGAACCATGGCTGGGCCTGGGCAAGCAGCCCGCAGGGGCCCTGGCAGCCGACGGATATCGGCGGCGTGCCGCCAGGCCTGGGCCACAAGCACGCGCAATAGTGGCTTGCCGGTAGCCTTGCCGACTTGCTGAAAGGGGTGGATTGGGCGGCGAAAACCCTGTGATACACTCCGCCGACTCCTCGTATTGCCCCTTTTTCTAAGGAAATCCATGAACTTCATGGCAGCGGACAGCCTCGTTCTGCAGTCTTCCGGGTTTTTCCCGGTGGAGGGCCTGGCATGCGCCTGAAGTGCATCAAACTGGCGGGTTTCAAGTCCTTCGTCGACCCCACCACGGTAAGTTTCCCCAGCAACATGGCGGCGGTGGTCGGGCCCAATGGTTGCGGCAAGTCGAACATCATCGACGCCGTGCGTTGGGTGATGGGCGAAAGTTCGGCGAAGAACCTCCGTGGCGAGTCGATGACCGACGTCATCTTCAACGGCTCCAACACGCGCAAGCCGGTGACCCAGGCCAGCATCGAGCTGATCTTCGATAACTCCGACGGCAGCCTGGTGGGTGAGTACGCCGCCTTCGCCGAGATTTCCATCCGGCGCCGGGTGACCCGCGACTCGCAGAACACCTACTTCCTCAACGGCGTGAAGTGCCGCCGGCGCGACATCACCGACATCTTCCTCGGCACCGGCCTGGGCCCGCGCAGCTACTCGATCATCGAGCAGGGCATGATCTCCAAGCTGATCGAGGCCAAGCCCGAGGACTTGCGCAACTTCATCGAGGAAGCGGCCGGCATCTCCAAGTACAAGGAGCGCCGCCGCGAGACCGAGAGCCGCATCCGCCGTACCCACGAGAACCTGGCGCGCCTGACCGACCTGCGCGAAGAGCTGGAGCGCCAGCTCGAACGCCTGCATCGCCAGGCCCAGGCTGCCGAGAAGTACCAGGAATACAAGGCCGAGGAGCGCCAGCTCAAGGCCCAGCTGTCGGCCCTGCGCTGGCAGGCGCTGAACCTGCAGGTGGGCAGCCGCGAGCAGGTGATCGGTGACCAGGAGGTGGCCTACGAGGCCCTGGTGGCCGAGCAGCGCAGTGCCGATGCCAGCATCGAGCGCCTGCGCGACGGTCATCACGAGCTGTCCGAGCGCTTCAACCAGGTGCAGGGGCGCTTCTACTCGGTGGGCGGCGACATCGCCCGCGTCGAGCAGAGCATCCAGCACGGCCAGCAGCGCCTGCGCCAGTTGCAGGACGACCTCAACGAGGCCGAGCGCTCGCGCCTGGAAACCGAATCGCACCTGGGCCATGACCGCACCCTGCTGGCCACCCTGGGCGAAGAGCTGGCCATGCTCGAGCCGGAGCAGGAAATTACTGCCGCGGCCTCCGAGGAGTCCGCCGCCGCCCTGGAAGACGCGGAAAGCGCCATGCACGGCTGGCAGGAGCAGTGGGACGGCTTCAACCAGCGCAGTGCCGAGCCGCGCCGCCAGGCCGAAGTGCAGCAGTCGCGCATCCAGCAGCTGGAGCAGAGTCTGGAGCGTCTGGCTGAGCGCCAGCGCCGCCTGAGCGAAGAGCTGGCGCAGCTGGCGGCCGATCCGGAGGATGCGGCGATCCTCGAGCTGGCCGAGCAACTGGCCGGCAGCGAACTGAACC
The window above is part of the Pseudomonas alcaligenes genome. Proteins encoded here:
- a CDS encoding cytochrome c-type biogenesis protein, with translation MKRLLLACLLGLSLIGAARAAIDTYQFKDEAERERFRTLTEELRCPKCQNQDLADSNAPIAADLRREIYRMLQEGKSNDEIVDFLVLRYGDFVRYKPPVDARTYLLWYGPASLLGLGLLGLGVLVLRRRRVENAPEQVTLSEAERERLARLLKDNP
- the ccmI gene encoding c-type cytochrome biogenesis protein CcmI, producing the protein MIVFWLATGLLLLVGLAFPLIPLLRGRRAQAEEDRTALNVALYQERLAEMSAQHAAGVLSEAQFAAGQAEAARELLADTEGAGERSARLGKLLPLVLSLLVPAVALGLYLHWGSSQQLAEMQEQPSVGQMTARLEASVKEQPDSAEAWYYLGRIYMAQGRSQEAVQAYQQTIRIAGRAPELLGQLAQALYFAADKQWSAQIQTLTDEALKADPNEVTSLGLLGISAFEGERYGEAVDYWQRLLAQMPAEDPSRAAIQGGIERARERLQAAGGAPVGEVVNKSMAVLKVRVELAPALKDKVQPGDSVFVFARASSGPPMPLAVKRLSVADLPAEVELSDRDAMMAQLKISSFPQVQLVARISRSGVATAGEWVGRGQSIASSTGELQQLLIDSPDQAK